One window of the Papaver somniferum cultivar HN1 unplaced genomic scaffold, ASM357369v1 unplaced-scaffold_115, whole genome shotgun sequence genome contains the following:
- the LOC113329087 gene encoding F-box/kelch-repeat protein At3g23880-like: protein MIGHGFFILGLGQRGSSKVTSHFETTEFYCDLFPLGVSLIFTRRKGEMSTLPQEVIEENILTRLPVKSVLRFRCVCKNWCNNLFKNPHFIEIHLQRTVAVNNFNLLVINQKTDHSKPTDIYICSVDHNVLSSKYLGKAVGIDYPFMSKKCASQLIGSCNGLVCIELYGKICIWNPYTKEYRQVPATPIESPSAVASCIQISYGFGFDCKIDDYKLLRIVGFADNEVSEARVYTLRSNSWKSLGFIQYDFSWDRNRGHLVDGVLHWIAVARRTGSKASCVTVSFDICDETFRETSLPVNCWINHGMSELGTWEGKLCLVLKHKKDDAVVWTMKDYIWSKEFSITEEIADMIYGRPIQIFRNGEILFESYLWKEQKVGLMAYDTKLKRARVLKISSLPKLCDIEPFIGTLVSLNSATFLGQEKLEEE, encoded by the coding sequence ATGATAGGCCATGGTTTCTTTATATTGGGACTGGGGCAGAGAGGTTCCAGTAAGGTCACAAGTCATTTTGAGACCACAGAGTTCTACTGTGATCTTTTCCCCCTTGGTGTTTCACTAATTTTCACAAGGAGGAAAGGAGAAATGTCAACCTTACCACAAGAAGTCATTGAGGAAAACATACTCACGAGGTTGCCTGTCAAGTCCGTATTAAGATTCAGGTGTGTTTGTAAGAATTGGTGCAATAATCTATTCAAAAACCCTCATTTTATAGAAATACATCTTCAACGTACTGTTGCAGTCAATAACTTTAATCTTCTGGTTATCAATCAAAAAACTGATCATAGTAAACCTACAGATATTTACATTTGTTCAGTTGATCACAATGttttatcatcaaaatatttGGGTAAGGCTGTTGGGATTGACTATCCATTTATGTCTAAGAAATGTGCAAGTCAACTTATTGGTTCTTGTAATGGCTTGGTTTGCATTGAGCTCTATGGGAAAATTTGCATTTGGAACCCATATACGAAAGAATACAGACAAGTACCAGCAACCCCAATTGAGTCTCCTTCTGCCGTGGCAAGTTGTATACAGATTTCATATGGGTTTGGTTTCGATTGCAAGATtgatgattataagttgttaaGGATTGTGGGTTTTGCAGATAATGAAGTTTCTGAGGCTAGAGTTTATACGCTACGATCGAATTCATGGAAAAGCCTTGGATTTATACAGTATGATTTTTCTTGGGATAGAAATCGCGGTCATCTTGTTGATGGTGTTCTTCATTGGATTGCAGTTGCTCGACGTACCGGATCCAAAGCCTCTTGCGTCACGGTGTCCTTTGATATCTGCGATGAGACATTTCGCGAGACATCATTACCTGTCAACTGTTGGATTAACCATGGCATGTCAGAATTAGGTACATGGGAAGGAAAACTCTGCCTAGTTCTTAAGCATAAGAAGGATGATGCTGTTGTGTGGACAATGAAGGATTACATTTGGAGCAAGGAATTTAGCATCACGGAAGAGATAGCAGATATGATTTACGGAAGGCCCATTCAAATTTTCCGGAATGGTGAAATCCTTTTCGAGAGTTATCTATGGAAAGAGCAGAAAGTTGGTTTGATGGCATATGACACAAAGCTCAAAAGAGCCAGAGTACTAAAGATATCTAGTCTTCCGAAGCTCTGTGATATAGAACCTTTTATTGGCACCTTGGTTTCACTAAACTCGGCTACTTTTCTTGGGCAAGAAAAACTAGAGGAAGAATGA